Proteins from one Telopea speciosissima isolate NSW1024214 ecotype Mountain lineage chromosome 1, Tspe_v1, whole genome shotgun sequence genomic window:
- the LOC122669641 gene encoding general transcription and DNA repair factor IIH helicase subunit XPD, with translation MKFQIEDVTVYFPYDHIYPEQYAYMMDLKRALDAKGHCLLEMPTGTGKTIALLALITSYALSKPSNPIKLLYCTRTVHEMEKTLAELRLLHDYQLRYLGPSARILALGLSSRKNLCINPSVLSANSRDSVDAACRKLTASWVRAMAVENPDVPTCSFFENYEKAGSDAVLRPGVYTLQDLRAFGKEKGWCPYFLARHMIQFANVVVYSYQYLLDPKVAGIISKEVQRESVVVFDEAHNIDNVCIEALSVSVRRQTLEGATRNLNRLNQEIERFKATDASRLRSEYNRLVEGLAQRGSLSLTDAWLANPALPDDILKEAVPGNIRRAEHFLSVLRRLIQYLKGRLDTENVEKEGPVAFVASINAQAGIDQKMLRFCYDRMYSLLLTLEITDTDEFLHIQTICDFATLVGTYTKGFSIIIEPVDERMPHIPDPVLQLSCHDASLAIKPVFERFQSVIITSGTLSPIDLYPRLLNFNPVISRSFTMSLTRDCICPMVLTRGSDQLPVSTKFDMRSDPGVVRNYGRLLLEMVAAVPDGIVCFFVSYSYMDGIVNSWNEMGILQDIMQHKLVFIETQDVVETTLALDNYRRACDCGRGAVFFSVARGKVAEGIDFDRHYGRLVIMFGVPFQYTLSRILLARLEYLRETFQIKEGDFLTFDALRQAAQCVGRVIRSKADYGMMIFADKRYSRHDKRSKLPGWILSHLHDAHLNLSTDMALHIARDFLRKMAQPYDKTRSGGKRTLLSQEDIEKMSNDGATEMSF, from the exons ATGAAGTTCCAAATTGAGGACGTAACAGTGTACTTCCCTTACGATCACATCTACCCAGAACAGTACGCCTACATGATGGATCTCAAGCGAGCTCTAGACGCCAAAGGCCATTGCCTCTTGGAGATGCCTACTGGTACCGGCAAGACCATTGCCCTCCTCGCCCTTATCACCAGTTACGCCCTCTCCAAACCTTCCAATCCCATTAAACTCCTTTACTGCACCCGTACTGTCCATGAGATGGAGAAAACCCTAGCCGAGCTTCGCCTTCTCCATGATTACCAGCTCCGCTACCTCGGCCCTTCTGCTCGCATCCTCGCTCTCGGTCTCTCTTCTCGCAAAAATCTATGCATCAACCCTTCCGTCCTCTCCGCCAACTCTCGTGACTCCGTCGACGCCGCTTGCCGCAAGCTCACCGCCAGCTGGGTCCGTGCAATGGCTGTAGAGAATCCTGATGTTCCTACCTGTTCGTTCTTCGAGAATTACGAGAAGGCTGGTTCCGATGCGGTCCTGCGTCCTGGGGTTTATACTTTACAGGATTTGAGGGCATTCGGCAAGGAAAAAGGGTGGTGCCCGTATTTCTTGGCACGGCATATGATTCAGTTTGCGAATGTTGTCGTTTATAGTTATCAGTACTTGCTTGATCCAAAGGTCGCGGGGATCATATCCAAGGAGGTGCAGAGGGAGAGTGTCGTGGTTTTTGATGAGGCTCATAATATCGATAATGTGTGCATTGAGGCGCTTAGTGTGAGCGTGAGGCGGCAGACGCTTGAAGGAGCTACAAGGAATCTCAACAGGTTGAATCAGGAGATCGAAAG GTTCAAGGCAACCGATGCCAGCAGATTGCGTTCTGAATACAACCGGCTTGTTGAGGGTTTGGCACAAAGGGGAAGTCTATCTC TCACCGATGCTTGGCTGGCAAACCCTGCCTTGCCTGATGACATACTAAAAGAGGCTGTGCCAGGAAATATTCGTCGAGCAGAACATTTTCTCTCTGTTTTACGAAGATTGATACAATATTTGAAAGGGCGTTTGGATACAGAGAATGTAGAGAAGGAGGGGCCTGTTGCCTTTGTTGCTTCCATAAATGCCCAAGCTGGTATTGACCAGAAAATGTTGAGGTTTTGCTATGATCGAATGTACTCCCTCCTGTTGACCTTGGAAATAACCGATACTGATGAATTTTTGCATATCCAAACAATTTGCGACTTTGCAACACTGGTGGGAACATACACCAAGGGTTTTTCAATCATCATTGAACCTGTTGATGAGAGAATGCCGCATATACCCGATCCTGTATTACAG CTCAGCTGTCATGATGCTTCTCTTGCCATAAAGCCAGTTTTTGAACGGTTCCAGTCAGTTATAATAACTTCTGGAACTTTAAGCCCGATAGATCTCTATCCTCGCCTTCTTAATTTCAACCCGGTGATTAGTCGAAGCTTTACAATGTCATTAACAAGGGATTGCATTTGTCCTATGGTACTTACTCGAGGGAG TGATCAGCTTCCTGTGAGTACGAAGTTTGACATGAGGAGTGATCCGGGTGTTGTGAGAAATTATGGAAGACTCTTGCTGGAGATGGTGGCTGCTGTGCCAGATGGgattgtttgtttctttgtcagTTACTCATACATGGATGGAATTGTCAATAGTTGGAATGAAATGGGAATCTTGCAG GATATTATGCAGCATAAGCTTGTTTTTATTGAGACCCAGGATGTTGTAGAAACTACATTGGCTCTGGATAACTATCGTAGGGCTTGTGATTGCGGGAGGGGTGCTGTCTTTTTCTCTGTTGCCAG GGGAAAAGTAGCGGAAGGTATCGATTTTGATCGACATTATGGTAGATTAGTGATCATGTTTGGGGTTCCTTTCCAATACACTCTGAGCAG AATATTGCTTGCTCGGTTGGAATATTTACGGGAGACCTTTCAGATAAAAGAAGGCGATTTTCTGACTTTTGATGCACTG AGGCAAGCTGCTCAATGTGTGGGCCGAGTCATTCGTTCAAAAGCGGACTATGGGATGATGATTTTTGCTGACAAGAG GTATAGTCGCCATGACAAGCGGTCTAAATTGCCTGGTTGGATACTGTCACATTTACATGATGCACACCTGAACTTGAGCACTGACATGGCTCTCCATATAGCAAGAGAT TTTCTTAGGAAGATGGCTCAACCATATGATAAGACCAGAAGTGGTGGCAAGAGAACTCTGTTGTCGCAAGAGGACATAGAGAAGATGAGTAATGATGGCGCCACTGAAATGTCATTTTGA